The Campylobacter curvus genome includes the window AGAAATTTTTACCGTATCTGCTGGGTAAAAGTGACGGCGTAGCTAAAACTCCAGAATGGGCGAGTAAAATTTGCCAGGTCAAACCCGAAGTGATAAGAGAGCTTGCGGATAAATTTATGGATAATCGCACGATGTTTATTTCTGGTTGGAGCATGCAAAGAGCGCATCACGGCGAGCAGCCTCACTGGATGCTAATAACTCTTGCTTCTATGATAGGTCAGATCGGACTACCTGGAGGAGGCTTTGGTCTTAGTTATCATTATGCAAACGGAGGAGTTCCTACGTGTAAAGGTGGTGTGATAACAGGTATAAGTAGAGGTAATATAGGAAATTTTGATGAAAATGGTAAATTTACGGGTACTCATAAATCTCCAGCTGTCCAAGCATGGATAGAAAAAACTAAAAAGTATAACTTTCCGGCTCCAAGGATAGCCGATGTTATGCTGCATCCTGGCAAAGTCATAGATCATAACGGCAAGAAAATAACATACCCTGATATCCAGTTTTTCTACTGGGCTGGCGGAAATCCTATGACTCACCACCAAGACCTAAATACTCTTACAAAGGCTATGCAAAAGCCCAGAACCGTAGTCGTAAATGAAATTTACTGGACGCCGACGGCAAAAATGGCTGACATTGTGTTTCCTATCACGACTTCTTTTGAGAGAAATGACATAGTCATGAGTGGCGAGTACTCAAATATGCACATAGTACCCATGAAGCAAGTCGTAGAAAAATTTGCAGAGGCAAAAGATGACTATCAGGTCTTTAGTGATCTTTGTAAAGCTTATGCTGACGGACTTTATGAGGTATATACTCAAAATGGTAAAACCGAGATGGATTGGATAAAAGAATTTTATGATGCCGCTTATGCTCAAGTCAAGGCCGTACCGGATCTATCCACCGACATGAAGCCTTTTGATGAATTTTGGGCGGAAAATAAGCCTGTTATTTTTGCTTCCACACCGGAGAGTGACACTTATGTAAGATACGGTAAATTTAGAGAAGATCCTATACTAAATGTACTTGGAACACCGTCTGGATTAATCGAAATTTACTCTGATGTCGTAGCTGGATTTGGCTATGATGACTGCTGGGGACATCCTGCATGGTTTGAGCCTGTTGAATGGCTAGGTATGAAAGATAAGCCGGCAGAATTTCATATGATCTCCTCTCATCCCGAGGATAGACTACATTCACAGCTTAATTATACGAGCTTGCGTGACCGTTATGCTATAAATAATAGAGAGCCTATCTGGATAAACAAAAACGTCGCAAAGCGCAAAGGTATAAAAGACGGTGATTTAGTAAGAGTCTTTAATAAACGAGGAGAGATAATAGCTGGAGCTATATTAACCGATGACTTTGGGGAAGATATAGTAAAGATAAACGAAGGCGCATGGTATGATCCAGATGAAAAAGGTTGCTGTAAGAACGGTTGTCCGAATGTCTTGACTATTGATATCCCATCTTCAAAACTAGCAAATGGAAATATCGCACACACGGCATTAGTAAATATCGAGAAATTTAAAGGCATTGCCCCTGAGCTAACGGCTTTTAAAGATCCGAAATTTGCTTAAATTATGGGGCGGATCGCTCGGTCCGTCCTTTTTGAAATTTCATAACAAGTGTAAAACCATCGTAAATTTGGCTTTCTGAAACTGAAACATAGATGTAAGACAAACTATAAATAAAATTTAAATTATTTTTAATATGAATTTAACTAAAATGCCGAAAATTTTACTCTTAAGGAACACGATGCTTAAAAAAGTTGCTAACAAAATAGCCCTTATAATCCTTGTTTTGCTGACGATTTCGTTTGCTATATTCGCTACGATAAGCTATGAAAATACGCAAAGCACCATACTGGAATTTTCAAAAACAGCCAAAGAGTCATCGACTCGCTCGGCGACGATTTTCATCAAAGAGTTTTTGGATACCAAGGTTTCGGCTGTTGAAAATTTCGCTAGATATATCGAGAGCAAGCCAGAGCTTATGCACGATAAAGAAAAGCTAAAAGGCGATCTTTTAGCCGCTGCAACAGCTGTAGATATGGCTGAATTTTACGTTGGCTTTGCGGATACAGGCGAAATTTATGATGCCATCATCAAAAAAGGACAGTTGCCAAATGTGGTAAATTTAACACCACAAAAAGATAACTTCGACGCTAGGACCAAGGGCTGGTATAAACAAGCCGTAGAAAAGGGCGGGCTCATCTTCACTCCGCCATACGTAGCTCAGTCAAGCGGCAAATGGAGTCTCACGATAACTACGCCGATAAAAATAAACGGACAGATAGTGGGCGTAGTCTCTGGCGATATGTATCTTGACGACATCAGTTCAAATATCGCGCAGATAAAAGAGTCTGCGACCAGTGCGATAAACATAACCGACATAGACTCAAAACTCTTGGTGTATCATCCAAATCAAGACTACATAATGGCAAAAGAGCCAAAACTGCAAGCTGCGATCGATACGTTTATAAAAGAGTATAAGCAAAACGGCGGTAAGGCGTATTTTTATGAGCTAGGAGATGACCAAAAGCTTGGTGCATGCGAAATTTACCCTACTGCAAACTGGCTCGTATGCTCCGGAAATTCACTAAATGACTACACGCCCGTGCTAAATAAAGTCCTTTTGAGCCAGTCGGTCCTATCAGTCATTTTCATCGTTTTGATCGTTGCAATCTTGATATTTGTAGTCAGCCGATTCCTTAAGCCGCTTGGCTTTATCTCAAATGCGCTTAACTTTTTCTTTAAATATCTAAATTTTGAGATAAAAGAGCCTGTAAAAGCCGATGTCACGACAAAAGATGAATTTGGCGTTATGGCCGAGCTCATCAACGAAAATATCGCTAAGATCGAATCTGCAAAGACCGCTGAAAATAACTTCATAAAAGAGGCAAATCGCTTTGTAGATAAGATAAAATCAGGTGACTTTATGGCAAGTCTTGATGCAAACACGCCAAACCCGGCGCTAAATCAATTAAAAGATACGTTTAAAGAGCTTCAAGTTGCCCTTAAAGAAAATATCGCCAAAAATAATGTCGAACTGCTAAAACTGCTTGAAAGCTTTAAAAATCAAGACTTTACAAAAAGGATCGACGACAATGGCACTCTAGCTGTGGGTATAAATTCTCTCGGCGAGCAAATTTCAAATATGCTCAAATCCAGCCTGGATCAAGCTCATAGTCTCGAAGAAAAAGCCCAAATCCTAGCCGACTCTATGAAAGAGCTCACAAACGGAGCAAATTCTCAAGCAAGCTCACTTCAAGAAAGTGCAGCAGCAGTAGAGCAGATGTCAAGCTCGATGAGTGCAATAAGCCAAAAAACACAAGATGTCATAAGACAATCTGAAGAGATAAAAAACATCATAGTGATCATTAGAGACATAGCAGATCAAACAAACCTTCTAGCACTAAATGCTGCAATAGAAGCAGCACGCGCAGGAGAGCACGGTAGAGGCTTTGCCGTTGTAGCAGACGAGGTGAGAAAACTAGCTGAAAGAACACAAAAATCACTTGGTGAGATAGAGGCTAATACAAATGTCTTAGCTCAAAGTATAAACGAGATGAGTGAATCTATAAGAGAGCAAGCAGAAGGCATAAATATGATAAATCAATCAGTTGCTCAAATAGATAACCTAACTCGTCAAAACGTGACTGTTGCAAACAGGACTAACGAAGTGACATCTGAAGTAGATGATATGGCTAAATCCATAGCTCAGGATGTAAGGAAGAAGAAATTTTAAATTTATAGGGGTGAGCGACTCGCTCTTATTTTGTAAATCTGGCTTGAGGGCTTTGTCTTCAAGCCAGATCTCCACGCTCTTTAACTTCTAAAATATATGATCTTTCACTCATAAAATTTAGCCAAGTTATATATATCAATTGATAAAATCAACTTTATTTTTATTACAGCTTTTATCGATATGCCCTAAAAATCGCAAGCTAAAGAGTAATATTTCATTATAATTTTTAAATAAATTAAAGATTACTTTAATATTATCGAGTTACAATAACGCCCAAATAATACGTAAATTTATAGTAAAGGAGCTTTTATGAGATCCATAACCAACAAAATAGCACTCATGCTATTGATTGCGTTGTTTATCGCGTTTGCAGCCATATCGGCTGCTAGTTACTACACGGCTGAGAGTAAAGTCGTTGATCTTGTTGTCCAAAATCAAGATCAAATTTTAAAAGATGTTAAGGCGGTCACGGATACCTTTTTTGAGGAGTATACCGATGCGTCAAAGAGGTTTGCAAAAAAGATAGAGAATACTCCTAACGACGAGCAAAGCCTTTTGGCCGAGATCAAATTTCAAAAGGGACAAACCAGTTATTTGGTAGGAGATCTTTATTTTGGTAGAGATAGTGACGGCTATTTTTTCCAATCAGACGGCACAAGTTTAAAGCCTGATGTCGATAACTTCGATCCTAGAAAGCGCTCTTGGTATATCGCTGCTAAAGAAAAGGGCGGCGCCATATACAGTGAGCCTTACATAGAGGCGGTCAATAAAAAGCTAGTCATGAGCTTTGCCGCACCGGTTTATAAAGACGGTAAATTTGCAGGAGTATCGGCTATCGATCTAAAGATAGAAGATCTTAGCAAGAAAATTCTTGATATGGGTAAAACTAAATATAGCTATGTTTATATCATGCATAAAAATGGTGTGGTTTTGATACATAGTAACCCTGAAATAATAGGCAAAGTTGTTGACTTTAGTAAAACGGTTTCAACAAAGTTTAAAGATGGTGATTTTGATGAAAATGGCTTGATTTCTTACGTAAATCCTCAAGGTAAGAACGTAATGGCTAGAACTTTACCGATAAATGATGAGGGCTGGTTGGTCGTAGCGGCAATGGGAACGGATACCTTTTCTAGCAATACTCTCCCCCTCCTAAAAACCCAAATAGCCCTTGCCGTTATCTTCATCATCGCTCTTTCGGTATTTGTCTATTTCTTACTCAAAAAATCACTAAGTCCTATAAAGACCATACAAGAAAAGCTAAACGAAGTGTTCGCCTTCATCACTCATGAAGCAAAAGCTCCCGAGAAACTAGAGATAAACACTAATGATGAATTTGCTCAAATGAGTGGCAGCATCAATCAAAATATAGATAAAGTGATAGCTGGCATCAAAAAAGACAGCACCATGATAGATGAGCTAAACAATGTAGCAAACATGATGATAAGAGGAAATTTAGGAGCTAAAATTTCATCTGATCCAAATAACCCTGCATTGATGGAGCTAAAAAACCTACTAAATACTTTCTTTGCTTCCATATCTGAAAACCTAAAGAGCATAGTAAGCGTATTAAGCTCATATACCAAAAACGACTTCACTGCTAAAGTAGAGCTCAAAGACGGTATAGAAAGCGATATCAAAGATATGATAATGGGCGTCAAGTCTATGGGTGAAGTAGTATGCGAGATGCTAAAAGGAAATTTAGCTGAAGCTCAGTCTCTTGAAGAAAAGGCAAATGTATTAGCTCAGTCTATGAAAGAGCTGACAGATGGAGCGAACATACAAGCAAATTCACTTCAAGAAAGTGCAGCTGCAGTAGAGCAGATGTCTAGCTCAATGAACGCCATAAGCCAAAAAGCTCAAGATGTCACAAGACAATCCGAAGAGATTAAAAACATCATAGTGATAATTAGAGACATAGCAGATCAAACAAATCTTCTAGCACTAAATGCCGCAATAGAAGCAGCCAGGGCGGGAGAGCATGGTAGAGGCTTTGCAGTAGTTGCCGATGAAGTAAGAAAACTAGCAGAGAGGACTCAAAAGAGCTTAGGAGAGATAGAAGCTAATGCAAATGTCTTGGCTCAAAGCATAAACGAGATGAGTGAATCTATAAGAGAGCAAGCAGAAGGCATAAATATGATAAATCAATCTGTTTCTCAAATAGATAACCTAACTCACAAGAACATACAAATCATAGGCAAGACAAACGAAGTGACATCTGAGGTAGATGATATGGCTAAGCTCATAGTCACTGATGTGAGGAAGAAGAAATTTTAAGGATTGCTCCTTACTCAAATGCTGATCGCATCCTCCATATTCTCGCAAGCAAATTGCAGGAAAAATGCGAACAGCGTTTGAGTAGTGTAACGAAGCAAAATTCCCTTAAAATTTTGCTTGTATCTGTGCCGAGTCGCTTCCAGAGTAAATTTGGCGTTTAAAATAGGCGCAAAATAAATGATAAGGCTATGAGATGCGTAAGAAGCTCAAATATAAAGCAAGCTGCCTAGCCTTATCATATTTGAGCCGCATTTTATGGCCAGTCTAAAGTCCGAGCTCATGCCCATAGAGCAGATCTGCGCTCCGTGCGCTCTTAAATTTTCAAAGATTTTATAGCTTAGCTCGAAGCTTTTTTGCACTTCGCGCTCGTCGTCGCTATGTGCGCCGATACTCATCACGCCTTTTAAATTTATATTTTTGCATTGCTCTTTGATACGCATATAAATTTCGCTTGCATTTTCGTAGCTTACGCCTTGTTTGCTATCTTCGTTTGCAGAGTTTATCTGTAAAAGCGTATCGAGCGTGAAATTTAGGCGTTTATTTACTTCGCTCGCTCGCTCGAAGCTATCGCAGCTTTGCCACAGGGCAGGGCGTAGCGAGAGAAGCTGGTTGATTTTGTTGTTTTGAAGCCTGCCTATCATATGCCATTTTATATCCGTAAATTCGCCAAGTTCGCTGCATTTTTTAGCCAGCTCTTGGACTCTGTTTTCGCCAAATACCCTCTGACCCTGCGCATAAAGCGCTTTGACCTCGGTGCTTGAGACATTTTTGCTTACGGCTACTAGCGTCACGTTTTCGTTTAAGGAGTTTATCTCGTCCATTAAATTTTGTAAATTTATCACTGTGCGCCTCCGCTTAGTCTTATTATGTCGTTGTATGTGGCTAGTAGCATCAGAGTAAATAGCAAAGCCCAGCCGCAATACGTCAAAGCGATGTAAATTTTCTCATTTACCTCACGGCGAAAGATGAGTTCGTAGAGGTTAAAAAGTATATGTCCGCCGTCAAGTGCCGGTATCGGAAAGAGATTTAAAACGCCTAAATTTACCGATATGAGCGCTACGATGACAAGAAGCACCGAGAGACTGATCTGTGCGGCTTTTGACGTCACATCGGCGATCTGAACGATACCGCCGACCTCTTTTAACGGCACCGAGCCGTTTATGAGCTTTTCAAAGCTGATGAAGATAAGCTTTGAGGCGTCGATCGTTTCGTTTAGCGCGTAGCTAAGCGAGCTAAGACCGGTGTGATAAACGCGCACCGTTTCGCCGTTTGGAGAGATACCAATCAGCGGTTTGGAGACGCTTTCTTTGAAAAGATTTCTGGTTTCGCCGATCTTTGGAGTGAGGTTTATGTCGATGATCTTACCGTTTCGCTCGACTTTGATGTTCGTTTTTTGCAGTTTTACTTGCTTGCTGATGTCGTCCCATTCGTGTATCACGACGTCATTTATTTTTAAAATTTTATCGTTTATGACAAGCCCCGCCTCTTTTGCGGCGGAATTTTCAGCTATATGCCCGATTATGGGAGCTAGCTTCTCTACTCCGATAAAGCCAAGCACCATGTAAAGCAAAAATGCCAAAATAAAGTTAAAAAATGGACCTGCCAGCAGTATGTATATCCTGCCGAGCGGCTTTAGCGTGTTGTAGCTATCTGCGTCGTAGTTTTTGGCTTTTGGATCGGTATCGTCCTGACCTTTTAGCTGCACGTATCCGCCAAGTGGTATGGCGCTGATGGCATACTCGGTCGCTCCGACTTTTTTTGTGTAAATTTTATCTCCAAAGCCGATACTAAAGGTATTTACAGCCACGCCTAGCGAACGAGCGGCCAGAAAATGCCCCAGCTCATGGAAAAATACCAAAAAGCTGATCGCAAAGACGGTTATCAAAAAATAAAACGAATAAGCCCAAAGCCCAAGCCCAAGTAAAGCCAGCGTAAAAATGAGAGCTTTCAAAATTTAGCCTTTTGCCTGCTTTTTGATGTAGGCGCGGATGTATTCAAGGCCTGAATATAGCGTCAAAAACGTCGCTATCCAAAGCAAAATTTCAGCTCCCCACCACTGCATTACTAGCCAGCCGATAGCTATCATTTGAAAGACCGTTTTTACCTTGCCGACCATCGAAGCGGCGACATTTAGCCCTTCGCTGGCGATCACTACGCGAAAGCCAGTGATGAAAAACTCCCTGATCAAAATGAGATAAACCGCCCAAGCGTTGGCGCGTCCCATCATCATAAGCCCCAAAAATGCCGCCAAGATAAGCATCTTATCAGCGAGCGGATCCAGGATCGCTCCGAGCTTCGTTTTTTGATCCCAAGTCCTAGCGATATAACCGTCAAAAAAGTCCGTAACGCTTGCGACGACAAAGACTAGTCCCGCAAAATAGTTTATCCAGCTGATATGCACACTCGGAAATTGACTCGGAGCGTTTATCAGCAGATAAAACATCAAAGGCGCTAGTAAAATTCTAAAAAAGGCTAGGGCGTTAGGTAAATTTAGGCTCATTTAAATGTCGTTCCACCGTCTATTATAAATGTATGTCCGGTCACCCAGCTCGCTTTTGACGAGCAAAGGAAAAGACATGCGCCTGCAAGGTCGGTAGGCTGTCCCATGCGATTTAGCGGGCTTAGCTCGGCTGTTTTGTCGCGCACCTCCTCGTAGTTTGTAAAGGCTCGTAGCGCATCAGTTTCGATCGGCCCGCCACTAACGACATTCACGCGGATATTTTTCTCGCCAAGCTCGGTCGCGGCGTATCTTGCCATCGCTTCGACCGCAGCCTTGGCAGTGCCGTGTCCGGCGTAGTTTTCTATATAGACTAAATTCCCCGTAGAGCTAAGGCTGATGATGCTTCCGCCGCCCGTTTTTTCCATACGTTTGGTGGCCTCCTGAGCGCCCACGACAAAGGCATTCACGGTCGCGGTAAAGATATTGTTGATGCCTCTAGGTTTTAGCTTCATAAATTTGGTGTATCCACCGGCGACCGCACGTCCTGAAATGATAGCGTTTGAGATGAAAAAATCGACGCGGTCAAAGTCCTCGTCGATCTTTAAAAAAAGCTCCTTGTAAGTCTCCGGCTCAAGGATATTTAGTGCGTAGGCGCGGGCTTTTATCTTAAATTTAGCCTCGAGCTCCTTAGCTTCGTTTTTTGCCAGTTCTTCGTTCGAGTTGTAGGTGAAAGCGATGTTTGCGCCGGCATTTGCAAATTCCTCCACGATGGCTCGTCCGATGCCACGTGTGCCGCCACTTATGACTAGCGTTTTTCCCAAAAATTCGTTTTTATCCATCAAAATCCCTTTATTTCGTAGTTTTTCATAGTTTGCTCTATCTTTTTGAAATTTTCGCTACTAGGCTCGCAAAGCGGTAAGCGATATTCTAAATTTCCGATCAGACCGGCTATATACATCGCCGCTTTTATCGGGATCGGATTGCTCTCGCAAAATAAAATTTTATTGATATTATAAAGCTTATCGTTTATCGCTTTTGCTTTTGTGTATTCCTCATCAAGCGCTAGATGAGTGAGCTCGCAGATGTAATCAGGCAGTAAATTTGCGGTGACCGAGATGACGCCCTTGCCGCCGTTTGAGAGGATGGGGTAGTTTATCGCGTCTTCACCGCTGATGACTACTAAATTCGGCTCGTGTGCGAGCAGATCGACACATCTGTCGATGCTTCCGGTGGCTTCTTTTATACCAAAGATATTTTTACACTCTTTAAATAGCCTAAAAACGGTGCTTGGCAAGATATCCACGCCCACGCGACCCGGGACGTTGTATAAAAGCACAGGTATATCGATACTTTCGGCGATCGCTTTGTAGTGCTGATAAAGTCCTTCTTGGGTAGGCTTATTGTAGTATGGTGCAACCGATAAAATTCCGTCCGCTCCGTGACTTTGGGCGAATTTTGCAAAGTCTATGGCTTCATGCGTAGCGTTACTTCCGGCGCCTGCGAGCACCTTTACGTTTGTGTCTTTGCAGGCATTTACTGCTATTTCTATGCAAATTTTATGTTCATTATGTGTCAATGTCGCACTTTCGCCGGTTGTGCCTACGGGCACGACCACATCTATGCCGTTTTTTATCTGTCTTTTTATCAGTTTTTCAAACGTTTCTTCGTCCAGCTTGCCGTTTTTAAAAGGCGTAATGAGCGCTGTCATCGCGCCTTGAAGTATATTTTTCATCTCTACTCCTTTCTTAAGATCACCGTGGTGGAATTTTTAGCTTCGAAGTATTTTTTAGCCGTATTTTGTATGAGCTTTGCGCTGATGTTATCGATATTTTTTTCAAATTCATAAAGCGGCTCGATGCTTCCTCTGGCAAGGTAGCTACCATATAAATTCGCAACTCTGGTAGCGCTACTAAAAGAGTAGATGAAGTCGCTTTTGATCAGATTTTTGACCTTTAAGACGTCGTCTTTATGGATGCTTTTTCGTTTTAGATCGTCGATTATCTTTAAAATTTCAGTTTCGACTTTTTCCGCTTCGACGCCTGGGTTGCAAACGGCTAGGAAAATGAATAAATTTTCATCGATGCTTGGCATGTTGTAGGCGTAAATTTGATTTACAAGCTGCATCTCGTCTATCAAAACCCGCTGCAATACCGAGCTCTTGCCGCTGCTTAAATACTCGCTAAGAGCGTTTAGTCCTATTTGATCGCTGTGATCAAACGGCGGGATCTTGTAGGCTATCGCGATCATTTGCGTTTGGCTCTCTTTATGCACTATCACGCGTTTGGCGCCGTCTTGTGTGGGCTCTGCGCAGTGAAGTTTTGGCAGATCGCGAGTGTTTTTTATATGCTCGAATTTCGCCTTTGCAAGCTGCAAGGCCTCTTTTTTGCCTATATCACCGCTGATCATCAAGATCGCGTTTTTTGGCTGATAGTATGTCGCGTGAAATTCTCTGATATCCTCGATGCTCCAGTTTTCGATATCTTTTATGAAACCTATCGGCGTCCAGTGGTAAGGATGATAGATGAAAGCGTGGTTGAAGAGGCGAAAATACAAATATCCCATCGGGTTATTGTCTGTCCTCCATCTGCGCTCCTCGTGTACGACCTCGCGCTCAGGCTGAAATTCTTTATCTTTGAGGCTTAAATTCTGCATTATCTCCGCGTAAAGCTTGAGCGATTTTTCTAAATTTTGGCTAGATGACTTGATGAAGTAGTGAGTGTAGTCAAAGCCCGTACTCGCGTTATCCATACCGCCAAAGCCCTTTACGATGCGGTCAAATTCACCCGCTTTTAAATTTTTAGTGGATTTGAAATTTAGATGCTCCAGCATGTGCGCTATGCCGCTTTTACCCATCGTTTCGTTACGTGAGCCGACCTTGTAAAAGATATCGGTGCTTATAACCTTTGAGCCTAGATTGACCGGTATGTGGTAGATCTCCAGCCCGTTTTTTAGCTTTAGTTTATTAAATTTTATCAATTTTTCGCCTTTACTTTTTGATATCAGCACCGATGGCTTGGCTTATGTTGCTAAAGCCGTCGCGCTCCATGAGATTTAAAATTTCAGCATTTATA containing:
- a CDS encoding enoyl-ACP reductase, with amino-acid sequence MDKNEFLGKTLVISGGTRGIGRAIVEEFANAGANIAFTYNSNEELAKNEAKELEAKFKIKARAYALNILEPETYKELFLKIDEDFDRVDFFISNAIISGRAVAGGYTKFMKLKPRGINNIFTATVNAFVVGAQEATKRMEKTGGGSIISLSSTGNLVYIENYAGHGTAKAAVEAMARYAATELGEKNIRVNVVSGGPIETDALRAFTNYEEVRDKTAELSPLNRMGQPTDLAGACLFLCSSKASWVTGHTFIIDGGTTFK
- the dapA gene encoding 4-hydroxy-tetrahydrodipicolinate synthase, whose translation is MKNILQGAMTALITPFKNGKLDEETFEKLIKRQIKNGIDVVVPVGTTGESATLTHNEHKICIEIAVNACKDTNVKVLAGAGSNATHEAIDFAKFAQSHGADGILSVAPYYNKPTQEGLYQHYKAIAESIDIPVLLYNVPGRVGVDILPSTVFRLFKECKNIFGIKEATGSIDRCVDLLAHEPNLVVISGEDAINYPILSNGGKGVISVTANLLPDYICELTHLALDEEYTKAKAINDKLYNINKILFCESNPIPIKAAMYIAGLIGNLEYRLPLCEPSSENFKKIEQTMKNYEIKGF
- the rseP gene encoding RIP metalloprotease RseP, coding for MKALIFTLALLGLGLWAYSFYFLITVFAISFLVFFHELGHFLAARSLGVAVNTFSIGFGDKIYTKKVGATEYAISAIPLGGYVQLKGQDDTDPKAKNYDADSYNTLKPLGRIYILLAGPFFNFILAFLLYMVLGFIGVEKLAPIIGHIAENSAAKEAGLVINDKILKINDVVIHEWDDISKQVKLQKTNIKVERNGKIIDINLTPKIGETRNLFKESVSKPLIGISPNGETVRVYHTGLSSLSYALNETIDASKLIFISFEKLINGSVPLKEVGGIVQIADVTSKAAQISLSVLLVIVALISVNLGVLNLFPIPALDGGHILFNLYELIFRREVNEKIYIALTYCGWALLFTLMLLATYNDIIRLSGGAQ
- a CDS encoding YggS family pyridoxal phosphate-dependent enzyme codes for the protein MINLQNLMDEINSLNENVTLVAVSKNVSSTEVKALYAQGQRVFGENRVQELAKKCSELGEFTDIKWHMIGRLQNNKINQLLSLRPALWQSCDSFERASEVNKRLNFTLDTLLQINSANEDSKQGVSYENASEIYMRIKEQCKNINLKGVMSIGAHSDDEREVQKSFELSYKIFENLRAHGAQICSMGMSSDFRLAIKCGSNMIRLGSLLYI
- a CDS encoding molybdopterin guanine dinucleotide-containing S/N-oxide reductase yields the protein MNRQRRNILKYGAILGAMPIASKFSAFSNLIGAQMSDIGSGLVRNGTVLTATHWGMLNVTVKDGIIVKSEPYQKVSGIYNSLQYYTADSVYKTRIKYPMVRKSYLQNPNSPKPELRGRDEWVRVEYEDAIKLVARELKKTRKEHGDESIYAGSQGWKSSGNFHSSTILLHRFMNLTGGAIVTMGNYSTGAVSFTMPHVVGSIEVYEQQTSWPVVLENSKVVVIWGANPILTLKIAWTTTDELGFKYFEELKSKDIEVVVIDPIRSETVKYYDKCKHIAPRPNTDVAMMLGMAHHLYISGKYDKDFIETYTYGFEKFLPYLLGKSDGVAKTPEWASKICQVKPEVIRELADKFMDNRTMFISGWSMQRAHHGEQPHWMLITLASMIGQIGLPGGGFGLSYHYANGGVPTCKGGVITGISRGNIGNFDENGKFTGTHKSPAVQAWIEKTKKYNFPAPRIADVMLHPGKVIDHNGKKITYPDIQFFYWAGGNPMTHHQDLNTLTKAMQKPRTVVVNEIYWTPTAKMADIVFPITTSFERNDIVMSGEYSNMHIVPMKQVVEKFAEAKDDYQVFSDLCKAYADGLYEVYTQNGKTEMDWIKEFYDAAYAQVKAVPDLSTDMKPFDEFWAENKPVIFASTPESDTYVRYGKFREDPILNVLGTPSGLIEIYSDVVAGFGYDDCWGHPAWFEPVEWLGMKDKPAEFHMISSHPEDRLHSQLNYTSLRDRYAINNREPIWINKNVAKRKGIKDGDLVRVFNKRGEIIAGAILTDDFGEDIVKINEGAWYDPDEKGCCKNGCPNVLTIDIPSSKLANGNIAHTALVNIEKFKGIAPELTAFKDPKFA
- a CDS encoding M16 family metallopeptidase codes for the protein MIKFNKLKLKNGLEIYHIPVNLGSKVISTDIFYKVGSRNETMGKSGIAHMLEHLNFKSTKNLKAGEFDRIVKGFGGMDNASTGFDYTHYFIKSSSQNLEKSLKLYAEIMQNLSLKDKEFQPEREVVHEERRWRTDNNPMGYLYFRLFNHAFIYHPYHWTPIGFIKDIENWSIEDIREFHATYYQPKNAILMISGDIGKKEALQLAKAKFEHIKNTRDLPKLHCAEPTQDGAKRVIVHKESQTQMIAIAYKIPPFDHSDQIGLNALSEYLSSGKSSVLQRVLIDEMQLVNQIYAYNMPSIDENLFIFLAVCNPGVEAEKVETEILKIIDDLKRKSIHKDDVLKVKNLIKSDFIYSFSSATRVANLYGSYLARGSIEPLYEFEKNIDNISAKLIQNTAKKYFEAKNSTTVILRKE
- the pgsA gene encoding CDP-diacylglycerol--glycerol-3-phosphate 3-phosphatidyltransferase, with protein sequence MSLNLPNALAFFRILLAPLMFYLLINAPSQFPSVHISWINYFAGLVFVVASVTDFFDGYIARTWDQKTKLGAILDPLADKMLILAAFLGLMMMGRANAWAVYLILIREFFITGFRVVIASEGLNVAASMVGKVKTVFQMIAIGWLVMQWWGAEILLWIATFLTLYSGLEYIRAYIKKQAKG
- a CDS encoding methyl-accepting chemotaxis protein, with the protein product MRSITNKIALMLLIALFIAFAAISAASYYTAESKVVDLVVQNQDQILKDVKAVTDTFFEEYTDASKRFAKKIENTPNDEQSLLAEIKFQKGQTSYLVGDLYFGRDSDGYFFQSDGTSLKPDVDNFDPRKRSWYIAAKEKGGAIYSEPYIEAVNKKLVMSFAAPVYKDGKFAGVSAIDLKIEDLSKKILDMGKTKYSYVYIMHKNGVVLIHSNPEIIGKVVDFSKTVSTKFKDGDFDENGLISYVNPQGKNVMARTLPINDEGWLVVAAMGTDTFSSNTLPLLKTQIALAVIFIIALSVFVYFLLKKSLSPIKTIQEKLNEVFAFITHEAKAPEKLEINTNDEFAQMSGSINQNIDKVIAGIKKDSTMIDELNNVANMMIRGNLGAKISSDPNNPALMELKNLLNTFFASISENLKSIVSVLSSYTKNDFTAKVELKDGIESDIKDMIMGVKSMGEVVCEMLKGNLAEAQSLEEKANVLAQSMKELTDGANIQANSLQESAAAVEQMSSSMNAISQKAQDVTRQSEEIKNIIVIIRDIADQTNLLALNAAIEAARAGEHGRGFAVVADEVRKLAERTQKSLGEIEANANVLAQSINEMSESIREQAEGINMINQSVSQIDNLTHKNIQIIGKTNEVTSEVDDMAKLIVTDVRKKKF